A single genomic interval of Desulfovibrio intestinalis harbors:
- the nadC gene encoding carboxylating nicotinate-nucleotide diphosphorylase, whose translation MYTPWAAFFSPEGQRLLQKCIDLALEEDGPELTALGLFTPNAYLHAAIRAKQDTLVVGLPVIGPVFRALGSPFKWQALAAEAAPVPAMTEVARITAPAVAMLKAERVILNFITHLSGIANLTACYVRELEGTGVRLLDTRKTTPGMRWPEKYAVQAGGACNHRKNLAEMLMLKDNHIDAAGSITAAVAALRARYTPCPPIEVECRTLDHVREGIAAGADRIMMDNMDGPLLSQALALVPEGIETEVSGGVRLENIRELALTAPRRPDFISVGRLTHSAVAADFSMTLLPA comes from the coding sequence ATGTATACGCCCTGGGCCGCTTTTTTTTCACCGGAAGGACAGCGGCTTCTTCAAAAATGCATCGATCTCGCCCTGGAAGAAGACGGCCCAGAACTGACCGCCTTGGGCCTTTTTACTCCCAACGCGTACCTGCATGCCGCCATACGCGCCAAACAGGACACTCTGGTGGTGGGCCTTCCCGTTATTGGCCCGGTGTTCCGGGCTCTGGGCTCACCCTTCAAGTGGCAGGCCCTGGCCGCCGAAGCTGCCCCGGTACCCGCCATGACAGAGGTGGCCCGCATCACTGCACCAGCCGTGGCCATGCTCAAAGCCGAGCGCGTTATCCTCAATTTTATAACCCACCTTTCTGGTATAGCCAACCTTACAGCGTGCTACGTGCGCGAACTGGAAGGCACGGGAGTGCGCCTGCTCGACACGCGTAAAACCACTCCCGGTATGCGCTGGCCCGAAAAATACGCCGTACAGGCAGGCGGAGCCTGCAATCACCGCAAAAATCTTGCGGAAATGCTCATGCTCAAGGACAACCACATCGACGCCGCAGGTTCTATCACCGCTGCGGTGGCGGCCTTGCGCGCCCGCTACACCCCCTGCCCGCCCATTGAAGTGGAATGCCGCACCCTCGATCATGTGCGTGAAGGCATTGCCGCAGGCGCCGACCGTATTATGATGGACAATATGGACGGTCCGCTTCTGAGCCAAGCCCTGGCCCTGGTGCCAGAAGGCATTGAAACAGAGGTGAGCGGCGGCGTACGTCTGGAAAACATTCGTGAACTTGCCCTTACTGCTCCACGCAGGCCTGACTTCATTTCTGTGGGGCGGCTTACCCATTCTGCCGTTGCGGCAGACTTCAGCATGACCCTGCTGCCGGCCTGA